In Balneolales bacterium ANBcel1, the following proteins share a genomic window:
- a CDS encoding efflux RND transporter periplasmic adaptor subunit yields MQISIQKNLISLLTFVMLLVLAGCSGSDENGNNGWNNARPPTVEAVQVVTGSLPLEETLTGVVRARNQVDIYPEITAPVTEVLVNNGDYVEQGQVLVRLRDNEARERLRQAEAGHQIARAQVRQAEARLNRQRLELERVQQLHSRELETDAALQNLEAEVEAADATLELNIAQMNQAESVIDERQNELENTVIRAPVSGYVGLRNAEIGQQANPSTRLFQIGDPGQMKVELTLTEAMTGYIRSGHPATISSPGNGGVVDGTITRISPFLNPVTHTTTAEIEVDNPDRILRSGMFVSVNIRYAESERSVLVPNNAIYYHPDRGQNGIYVAERTGQELLFDGDEPPDELIGPASVQFVPIQIVARGRLITGVEGIPQDSWVVTLGQNLLVRGSEEAYVRPVSWDHIINLQEIQSRDLFDIIERKMASQASSDSAEA; encoded by the coding sequence ATGCAAATATCCATCCAAAAAAATCTCATTTCGTTACTTACCTTTGTCATGCTGCTTGTCCTGGCCGGCTGTTCCGGCAGCGATGAAAATGGCAACAACGGGTGGAACAATGCACGGCCTCCTACGGTGGAAGCGGTTCAGGTGGTTACCGGAAGCCTTCCGCTGGAAGAGACACTGACCGGGGTGGTGCGTGCACGCAATCAGGTGGACATCTATCCGGAAATCACGGCGCCCGTCACCGAGGTACTGGTCAACAACGGGGATTATGTGGAGCAAGGCCAGGTGCTGGTCAGATTGCGCGACAACGAAGCGCGCGAGCGGTTGCGACAGGCGGAAGCGGGGCACCAGATTGCCCGGGCCCAGGTCCGGCAGGCGGAAGCGCGGCTCAACCGGCAGCGGCTGGAACTGGAGCGGGTGCAGCAGCTGCACAGCCGGGAGCTCGAAACCGACGCCGCGCTGCAGAATCTCGAAGCGGAGGTGGAAGCCGCCGACGCCACCCTGGAGCTGAACATCGCCCAGATGAATCAGGCGGAGTCGGTGATCGATGAGCGCCAAAACGAACTTGAGAACACGGTAATTCGCGCGCCTGTAAGCGGCTATGTGGGGTTACGGAATGCCGAAATTGGTCAGCAGGCCAATCCGTCCACCCGGCTGTTCCAGATTGGCGACCCCGGCCAGATGAAGGTCGAACTGACCCTGACCGAAGCCATGACCGGCTATATCCGCTCCGGACATCCCGCTACCATCTCATCGCCCGGCAACGGCGGTGTGGTGGACGGCACCATCACCCGGATCTCCCCGTTCCTCAATCCGGTAACCCATACTACCACGGCGGAGATCGAGGTAGACAATCCCGATCGCATCCTCCGATCCGGCATGTTCGTGTCGGTGAACATCCGCTATGCCGAAAGCGAACGCTCCGTACTGGTGCCCAACAACGCGATCTACTACCACCCCGACCGCGGCCAAAACGGTATCTATGTGGCGGAAAGAACCGGCCAGGAACTTTTGTTTGATGGAGATGAGCCGCCGGACGAGCTGATCGGCCCGGCATCGGTACAATTTGTCCCCATCCAGATAGTAGCCCGCGGACGGCTGATCACCGGAGTTGAAGGGATTCCCCAGGACAGCTGGGTGGTTACGCTGGGGCAGAATCTGCTGGTCCGGGGTTCCGAGGAAGCCTATGTCCGG
- a CDS encoding cyclic nucleotide-binding domain-containing protein produces MTNLLNHERVQQILKNVPALLRKFAPEDFRGFLMTGDLETYPAGEIILSESSDEISDAWLITDGKLSIWKDGIEVAQLDAGDFIGETFLFSNGFRIATVKAETDCAMIRFERDAVLRFFRTRPERVFKLFIMNLLEIQQKRLTAMNSKVARLQRKLIDCTGGLA; encoded by the coding sequence ATGACAAACCTGCTTAATCACGAAAGGGTCCAGCAGATACTGAAGAATGTTCCCGCCCTGCTCAGAAAGTTTGCCCCGGAGGATTTCCGGGGTTTTCTGATGACAGGGGATCTGGAGACCTATCCGGCTGGTGAAATCATCCTGTCGGAGAGTTCGGATGAAATCAGCGATGCATGGCTGATCACCGACGGCAAGCTTAGCATATGGAAAGACGGGATCGAGGTGGCACAACTGGACGCCGGCGATTTTATCGGTGAAACGTTCCTTTTCAGCAACGGATTCCGGATCGCAACGGTCAAGGCCGAGACAGACTGTGCCATGATCCGTTTTGAGCGGGACGCTGTGCTGCGCTTTTTCCGAACCCGCCCGGAGCGGGTGTTCAAGCTCTTTATTATGAATCTGCTGGAGATCCAGCAGAAACGGCTGACGGCCATGAATTCCAAAGTGGCCCGGCTCCAGCGAAAACTCATTGACTGCACCGGAGGCCTTGCATGA
- a CDS encoding lysophospholipid acyltransferase family protein — MKHNPGIFIKIRMIVTLIYMLLLLPVLCAITIVVSILTLGRLSTFLTHWIGYIMGASSLAVAGVRFKKVYHGEKPKDPAIFLINHSSTLDLFIIVSLFLPGIRYIAKRELLYNPFFWVLTRFSGQIMIDRKDSRKSVAQLREAARYVKKNGNSLFFAPEGTRSETGEIAPFKSGAFHMAMDLGYPIIPIYIEGAYELCPGKSLVTLPGTVTVHFHPPIDSSHWEKGNIRKHIEEVRNRYLEWSEVYR; from the coding sequence ATGAAGCACAATCCCGGTATTTTCATAAAAATCCGCATGATCGTCACGCTGATCTACATGCTGTTGCTGCTGCCGGTTCTCTGCGCAATCACGATTGTGGTGTCGATACTGACCCTCGGCCGCCTCAGCACCTTTCTCACCCACTGGATCGGATACATCATGGGGGCCTCCTCGCTTGCGGTCGCCGGAGTGCGTTTTAAAAAAGTGTACCACGGCGAGAAGCCAAAGGACCCGGCCATTTTCCTCATCAATCACAGTTCCACCCTCGACCTGTTCATTATCGTCTCCCTGTTCCTGCCGGGCATTCGCTACATCGCCAAACGGGAATTGCTTTACAATCCGTTTTTCTGGGTGCTCACGCGCTTTTCCGGCCAGATCATGATCGACCGCAAAGATTCGAGGAAATCGGTTGCGCAGCTCAGAGAGGCAGCCCGCTACGTCAAAAAGAACGGCAATTCGCTCTTTTTCGCTCCGGAAGGAACCCGTTCGGAAACCGGCGAAATCGCCCCTTTCAAATCGGGGGCGTTTCACATGGCGATGGATCTCGGATATCCCATCATCCCTATATATATAGAAGGCGCGTACGAGCTGTGCCCCGGGAAATCGCTGGTCACCCTGCCGGGAACGGTAACGGTGCACTTCCATCCGCCCATCGACTCCAGCCACTGGGAGAAAGGCAACATCCGCAAACACATTGAAGAGGTGCGGAACCGGTACCTGGAGTGGTCGGAAGTATACCGGTGA
- a CDS encoding ATPase, T2SS/T4P/T4SS family, whose product MNSQLEGVFQQLQTMISHVRGVDRFKKIRQLLEDLPADMRGHLVSELEHHLLGMEPAEASDIDIGGVGCNGQVWYRIHGNKKPVPGTGSYRLEETDLLLLNIISDDQLDYLLRHRNLDFSYVIRSDDGADRRFRADMYFDLEHLALNMRRIDTEIRPFKSLQFHPEVARALSLNYLKYGLTLVTGITGSGKSSTLDTIIDANNRTSPAHIVIISAPVELVHTPIKSIIRHREVGRDVPSFREGVVQAMRQDPDIIVIGELRDDETILAALEITDSGHKTFSTLHTASAMESIDRIIGEVPVREQERVRNRLADVITCVVSQKLVPTTDGKRVLAKEVMLATPSVRAAIRNNNVGEIYQMQAEGSQYGMHTLEQDLKRLVDQHMISVDEAMNYANNKKRLKDLLR is encoded by the coding sequence TTGAATTCACAATTGGAGGGGGTGTTTCAGCAGCTTCAGACCATGATCTCTCATGTGAGAGGGGTGGATCGCTTTAAAAAAATCCGACAGCTGCTGGAGGATCTTCCGGCTGATATGCGTGGTCATCTCGTCTCCGAGCTGGAGCATCATCTGCTGGGGATGGAACCCGCCGAGGCGTCGGATATTGATATCGGCGGGGTCGGGTGCAACGGTCAGGTCTGGTACCGGATTCACGGCAACAAAAAGCCCGTGCCGGGTACGGGTTCCTACCGGCTGGAGGAGACCGACCTGCTGCTGCTGAACATCATCAGTGACGACCAGCTCGATTACCTGCTTCGGCACCGCAACCTCGATTTTTCGTACGTCATTCGCAGCGATGACGGAGCCGACCGGCGTTTTCGCGCCGACATGTATTTCGACCTGGAGCACCTGGCGCTGAACATGCGACGAATCGACACTGAGATCCGGCCGTTCAAATCACTGCAGTTTCATCCCGAGGTGGCCCGGGCCCTGAGCCTGAATTACCTGAAATACGGATTGACACTGGTGACCGGTATCACCGGCTCGGGAAAGTCTTCCACGCTTGATACCATCATCGATGCCAACAACCGGACATCACCCGCCCACATCGTGATTATTTCTGCGCCCGTGGAACTGGTGCATACCCCGATCAAAAGCATCATCCGCCACCGCGAGGTTGGCCGGGATGTGCCATCGTTCCGGGAAGGAGTGGTACAGGCGATGCGCCAGGATCCCGATATCATCGTAATCGGGGAGTTGCGCGACGACGAGACCATTCTCGCCGCACTCGAAATCACCGACTCCGGGCACAAAACCTTCTCCACACTGCATACGGCTTCCGCGATGGAGAGCATTGACCGGATTATCGGTGAAGTGCCGGTCAGGGAGCAGGAACGGGTGCGGAACAGGCTGGCGGATGTCATTACCTGTGTTGTCAGTCAGAAGCTGGTTCCCACCACCGACGGAAAACGGGTGCTGGCCAAAGAGGTGATGCTCGCGACACCGTCGGTCAGGGCCGCCATCCGAAATAACAATGTGGGGGAGATCTACCAGATGCAGGCCGAAGGGTCCCAATACGGGATGCACACCCTGGAGCAGGATCTCAAGCGGCTGGTGGATCAGCATATGATCTCGGTAGACGAGGCAATGAACTACGCAAACAACAAAAAGCGATTGAAAGATCTGCTCAGATAA
- a CDS encoding ATPase, T2SS/T4P/T4SS family: MSSSVTSNVRRHIGEALVGKGIIDHDQLERAIRIFEAEPDSVRRRLGTIIIEDIGVNRHEVMRTIADLYAFREVLTNGSLQELNLEAIKNNIRELPEELAEELIHRSTIPLEIRKNRLVLATADPTDPELTEYARELPYKHYELVYCRLETIQSIISQVYEQKNEFLEILEEIDYEDQDLQDEVINEEELDAEINQSMLNSLVEGMLVEAVRRDVSDIHVIPGAGNKTDILFRVDGKLRLWFSQTNMKPEALAAVVKDKSRNIDRFERDSSQDGFIQRRVDGHNIRYRVSIMPIVGEEFDRKFESIVIRVLDDRKVITDLNKLGLQEKAYEDFYKAIHKPSGIVIITGPTGSGKSTTLVAALYTVVDPTVNVLTVEEPVEYLIRGVRQLKISDHMTFDNAMRGILRHDPDIVLVGEIRDLLTAEIAIKLANTGHLTFSTLHTNDAPSAVARLFKMGVEPFLIANAINLVMAQRLVRRLCENCKVPMEELNPELPKNLGFTDEEIEQTTFYKPVGCEKCNGGFKGRVAIHEALYFDKEIKNIIFESGADIDEDRIRRQAQENGMLTLRASGRERIKSGTTTIDEIVATTLED; this comes from the coding sequence ATGAGTTCGTCAGTTACATCCAACGTACGAAGGCATATCGGCGAAGCGCTGGTCGGCAAGGGTATCATCGACCACGACCAGCTGGAGCGCGCCATCAGGATTTTTGAAGCGGAGCCGGATTCGGTACGCCGCAGGCTGGGGACCATCATCATTGAGGACATTGGAGTCAACCGGCACGAAGTGATGCGTACGATTGCCGATCTGTACGCTTTCCGGGAAGTGCTCACGAACGGGAGCCTGCAAGAGCTGAATCTGGAGGCCATCAAAAACAACATCCGCGAGCTCCCCGAAGAGCTTGCCGAGGAACTCATCCACCGAAGCACCATACCGCTCGAAATCCGGAAGAACCGGCTGGTGCTGGCTACCGCCGATCCGACCGATCCGGAACTCACCGAGTACGCGCGGGAACTGCCCTACAAGCACTACGAGCTGGTCTACTGCCGGCTGGAGACCATCCAGTCCATCATCAGCCAGGTGTATGAGCAGAAAAACGAGTTTCTGGAAATTCTCGAGGAGATCGACTACGAAGATCAGGATCTCCAGGACGAGGTGATCAACGAGGAGGAGCTCGACGCCGAGATCAACCAGAGCATGCTCAACTCGCTGGTGGAGGGGATGCTGGTGGAGGCGGTGCGCCGGGACGTCAGCGACATCCATGTGATTCCGGGGGCGGGCAACAAGACCGACATCCTGTTTCGGGTGGATGGCAAGCTGCGGCTCTGGTTCTCGCAGACCAACATGAAGCCCGAGGCGCTGGCCGCCGTTGTGAAGGACAAAAGCCGGAATATCGACCGGTTTGAGCGGGATTCCTCGCAGGACGGTTTCATCCAGCGGCGGGTGGACGGCCACAATATCCGCTATCGCGTCTCCATCATGCCGATTGTCGGGGAAGAGTTCGACCGCAAGTTCGAGTCCATTGTTATCCGGGTGCTCGACGACCGCAAGGTGATCACCGACCTGAACAAGCTGGGCCTGCAGGAAAAAGCGTACGAAGACTTTTACAAGGCGATCCACAAGCCTTCGGGTATTGTGATCATTACAGGTCCGACGGGAAGTGGTAAATCAACCACCCTTGTGGCGGCCCTGTACACCGTGGTCGACCCTACCGTAAATGTACTGACGGTTGAGGAGCCGGTGGAATACCTGATTCGTGGCGTGCGCCAGCTCAAGATCTCCGATCACATGACCTTCGACAACGCCATGAGGGGGATTCTGCGGCACGACCCCGACATCGTGCTGGTCGGCGAGATCCGTGACCTGCTAACCGCCGAAATCGCCATTAAACTGGCCAATACGGGGCACCTCACCTTCTCCACCCTACACACCAACGATGCGCCCAGCGCCGTTGCCCGGCTCTTCAAGATGGGCGTGGAGCCGTTTCTGATCGCCAACGCCATCAATCTGGTGATGGCCCAGCGGCTGGTGCGCCGGCTGTGCGAAAACTGCAAGGTGCCGATGGAGGAGCTCAATCCGGAGCTGCCCAAAAACCTCGGTTTCACCGATGAAGAAATTGAGCAGACCACCTTTTACAAACCGGTGGGATGTGAAAAGTGCAACGGCGGGTTCAAGGGCCGGGTGGCTATCCACGAAGCGCTTTACTTCGACAAGGAGATCAAGAACATCATCTTTGAATCGGGTGCGGATATCGACGAAGACCGGATTCGCCGCCAGGCGCAGGAAAACGGAATGCTCACCCTGCGGGCGTCGGGCCGGGAGCGGATCAAAAGCGGCACTACTACTATCGATGAAATTGTAGCGACAACGCTTGAAGATTAA
- a CDS encoding type II secretion system F family protein, which translates to MPEFRFQGVNPQGKLVQSEFEAPGRKEAKARVEKLAKARNLTIRALEQKTVFIYKARKPGRPPVEGEQEAYRKEEVERALIKMGFKVDRIGKKWLDLKGGVPNQEVVTFIRLSSDLLRQKLPYDQILNLLHADTANKRMREVIREIQKDLRDGKEGQQVYGKHSGIFGRFAAYMLSVASTSGNMAEVFESTAKFMERDATFRKNMRRALLMPVITFIAVILVIIFYVGYIFPQTAEMFLEFDIALPPMTAATLDFSNWLKANWILVTLAHVLPIAGFLAFIRSATGRLWLDRNLLRLPVIGDLLHKTSIEIFSRVFYTLYSGSGQNIEVIRVASEACRNTHIEKRIKDVAIRMMLDDGRGLLESLEATGVFPQSALSRFRLGAESGTLKQNAYQLSEYYESQTTYKMDAVVDMVNLGINLFIMVALIGITVVSSESALIQPN; encoded by the coding sequence ATGCCTGAGTTTCGTTTTCAGGGCGTAAATCCACAAGGCAAACTTGTTCAGAGCGAATTCGAGGCGCCGGGCAGGAAAGAGGCCAAAGCCAGGGTCGAAAAACTGGCGAAGGCACGGAATCTGACCATCCGCGCCCTGGAGCAGAAAACCGTCTTCATCTACAAGGCGCGGAAACCGGGCAGGCCCCCGGTCGAGGGCGAACAGGAAGCCTACCGGAAGGAAGAGGTGGAACGGGCCCTGATCAAAATGGGCTTCAAGGTCGACCGTATCGGGAAAAAGTGGCTCGATCTGAAGGGCGGAGTCCCCAACCAGGAGGTGGTCACCTTCATCCGGCTCTCCTCCGATCTCCTCCGCCAAAAACTCCCCTATGACCAGATCCTGAACCTGCTGCATGCCGATACGGCCAACAAACGGATGCGTGAGGTGATTCGGGAAATTCAGAAAGACCTGCGCGACGGCAAAGAGGGACAGCAGGTCTACGGCAAGCACAGCGGTATTTTCGGCCGGTTTGCCGCCTACATGCTCAGCGTCGCTTCCACAAGCGGTAACATGGCCGAGGTGTTCGAAAGCACCGCCAAGTTTATGGAGCGGGACGCCACATTCCGCAAAAACATGCGCCGCGCCCTGCTTATGCCGGTGATCACCTTCATCGCGGTGATCCTGGTCATCATCTTCTACGTCGGCTACATCTTCCCCCAGACCGCCGAGATGTTCCTGGAATTCGATATCGCGCTGCCGCCGATGACCGCCGCCACCCTGGACTTCAGTAACTGGCTCAAAGCCAACTGGATCCTGGTCACCCTAGCCCATGTGCTCCCGATCGCCGGTTTTCTGGCATTCATCCGGTCGGCCACCGGACGCCTTTGGCTCGACCGCAACCTGTTACGCCTTCCGGTTATTGGCGACCTGCTTCACAAAACCAGTATCGAAATCTTTTCACGGGTGTTCTATACGCTCTACAGCGGCTCCGGTCAAAACATCGAGGTCATTCGGGTTGCATCCGAGGCGTGCCGCAACACTCATATCGAAAAACGGATCAAGGATGTCGCCATCCGGATGATGCTCGACGACGGCAGGGGGCTGCTGGAGTCGCTGGAGGCAACCGGCGTGTTTCCACAGTCGGCGTTGAGCCGTTTTCGCCTGGGCGCCGAATCGGGCACGCTCAAGCAGAACGCCTACCAGTTGTCGGAGTATTACGAATCGCAGACCACCTACAAGATGGATGCGGTGGTCGACATGGTCAACCTGGGCATCAACCTGTTTATCATGGTCGCCCTCATCGGAATCACGGTGGTCTCCTCCGAATCGGCATTGATCCAGCCCAATTAA
- a CDS encoding acetylornithine transaminase: protein MNEVQTLDQKYHFPTYKRLPITLSHGKGARVWDTEGKEYIDMLAGIAVNALGHAHPMLVHAVKNQAEKLIHVSNFYSTVTAARLVEKLAGISGLDRVFLCNSGVEAIEGAYKTARKVANTKGRKGPILSMEGCFHGRSIAGIASGKEKYQRGFEPMPAGFRQIPFNSREALDEHVDGDTAAVIIEPIQGEGGIRPADPDFLRYARKKCDEHGALLIFDEIQCGIGRTGAMFACEHSGVKPDIMTLAKGLGGGVPIGAILATDEVASSLKPGEHGTTFGGNPLACAAALAVLKTIERDGLVEQAAGKGAYLLQQLREKLKGHSLVKEIRGQGLMVGVELTVDGGPVMKKMAEYGVLTNAASVNVIRFVPPLVISKEDLATAVEVLRKVLDEQAG from the coding sequence ATGAACGAAGTGCAGACATTGGATCAAAAATATCATTTTCCCACCTACAAGCGGCTGCCCATTACGCTGAGCCACGGCAAGGGCGCCCGGGTCTGGGATACCGAAGGCAAAGAATATATCGACATGCTGGCGGGCATCGCGGTTAATGCCCTGGGTCACGCGCACCCGATGCTGGTCCATGCCGTCAAGAACCAGGCGGAGAAACTGATCCATGTCTCCAATTTCTACTCTACGGTTACGGCGGCCCGGCTGGTCGAAAAACTGGCGGGGATCAGCGGCCTGGATCGTGTATTTCTGTGCAACAGCGGGGTGGAGGCCATCGAGGGAGCCTATAAGACTGCGCGTAAAGTCGCCAACACCAAGGGGCGCAAGGGTCCCATCCTCTCCATGGAGGGGTGCTTTCACGGCCGCTCCATCGCCGGAATCGCTTCGGGGAAAGAGAAATACCAGCGGGGCTTTGAGCCGATGCCGGCGGGCTTCCGCCAGATCCCGTTCAACAGCCGCGAAGCGCTGGACGAGCACGTGGATGGTGATACGGCTGCCGTCATCATCGAGCCGATACAGGGCGAAGGGGGAATTCGTCCGGCAGACCCGGATTTTCTGCGCTATGCGCGAAAAAAATGTGATGAGCACGGCGCGCTGCTGATTTTCGACGAAATCCAGTGCGGGATCGGCCGGACCGGCGCCATGTTCGCCTGCGAGCACAGCGGCGTCAAACCCGATATCATGACCCTGGCCAAGGGATTGGGCGGGGGTGTGCCGATCGGTGCCATTCTTGCCACCGACGAGGTGGCTTCCAGCCTGAAGCCGGGCGAGCACGGAACCACGTTCGGCGGCAACCCGCTTGCATGCGCCGCGGCCCTGGCGGTGCTGAAGACTATTGAGCGGGACGGACTGGTGGAGCAGGCCGCCGGGAAGGGCGCTTACCTGCTGCAGCAGTTGAGGGAGAAGCTGAAGGGGCACTCGCTGGTCAAAGAGATCCGCGGGCAGGGCCTGATGGTGGGCGTGGAGCTCACGGTGGATGGCGGTCCGGTGATGAAAAAGATGGCCGAGTATGGCGTGCTGACCAATGCGGCGTCGGTGAATGTGATCCGGTTTGTGCCGCCGCTGGTGATATCGAAGGAAGACCTTGCCACCGCGGTGGAAGTGTTGCGGAAAGTGCTGGACGAGCAGGCCGGGTGA